The following coding sequences are from one Nicotiana tabacum cultivar K326 chromosome 1, ASM71507v2, whole genome shotgun sequence window:
- the LOC107831760 gene encoding replication protein A 70 kDa DNA-binding subunit A-like produces MFKPKIQELGLYFMKNFVVGPNYMKLKYTRHKLKLAFTHKTIVEEANDHLFGMSIFDLKPYEYLINKIDVEESELFDVIGEVVSYGEVESHNQGDKKSAYMNVELEDHERNNISATFWGEFVDQILPHLEGSLYQPVIVVMQLIKAHKFQGKYSVRNTWHVSKLWINPDLPQAVDFKSRLASVNEANSARISQIPSQRSYSVSDKLATGTVEVKTIRELVNCMEEGHIWIVATVVNLLLEKEWSYLGCKKCSKKVDKIGNKFHCKKCDRLDSSATHRYKLRVQVMDHTGFISLLLWDREATR; encoded by the exons ATGTTCAAACCAAAGATACAAGAATTGGGTTTGTACTTTATGAAGAACTTTGTGGTTGGACCAAATTATATGAAACTTAAATACACGCGGCATAAATTGAAGTTGGCATTTACTCATAAGACGATTGTAGAGGAAGCAAATGATCATCTTTTTGGTATGAGTATCTTCGACTTAAAACCTTATGAGTATTTGATAAACAAAATTGATGTTGAAGAAAGTGAACTCTTCG aTGTCATTGGAGAGGTTGTAAGTTATGGTGAAGTAGAATCCCATAACCAAGGTGATAAAAAAAGCGCTTATATGAATGTGGAACTTGAAGATCATGA GAGGAATAATATCTCGGCAACATTTTGGGGAGAATTCGTTGACCAAATCTTGCCTCATTTAGAGGGATCACTCTATCAGCCGGTCATAGTTGTTATGCAGTTGATAAAAGCTCACAAATTTCAAG GCAAATATTCTGTGCGTAATACTTGGCATGTCTCAAAGCTCTGGATTAACCCGGATCTTCCTCAAGCTGTTGATTTTAAGTCCAG ATTGGCAAGTGTGAATGAAGCTAACTCTGCCAGGATCAGTCAAATACCTTCTCAGCGTAGTTATTCTGTTTCTGATAAGTTGGCTACTGGAACGGTAGAAGTTAAAACTATTAGAGAATTGGTCAACTGCATGGAG GAAGGACATATTTGGATTGTTGCGACTGTAGTGAATCTTCTACTTGAGAAAGAATGGTCATATTTGGGGTGCAAGAAATGCTCGAAGAAGGTTGACAAAATTGGAAATAAATTTCACTGCAAGAAATGTGATCGCCTTGATAGTTCTGCCACTCATAG GTACAAGCTTCGAGTACAAGTAATGGATCACACTGGCTTTATATCTTTGTTGCTTTGGGATCGTGAAGCAACAAGGTAG